A region from the Ptychodera flava strain L36383 chromosome 12, AS_Pfla_20210202, whole genome shotgun sequence genome encodes:
- the LOC139144849 gene encoding protein unc-93 homolog A-like, with product MADREPMVGAFDTYVESTESDQSSRSGEKGRCLKNLTTLSVAFMLVFTAFNSIQNLQSSVNQSYGLGVASLSTIYTSFIVSCLVSPSLIRHLGSKRTMVYSVVFYALYAGANFFDDAFTLIPASICLGLAAGPLWTAQGSYLTTLSVKYAEATSDSREISINYFNGIFYMFLLSSQIWGNLISSFILYGGINLEASNDPAFCGSGFCPGRDLPWGATSIGNNQALVDLLMSVYFGSIVLGYVILRCLLDEIPKRPERQRGSGDGSSNSALMATLRLLCDRSLYLLVPLMTYTGVQMAFISGDFTQSFVSCCLGVHHIGYIMTVCGVAQVTTSFILGKTRKFVGRFTLFLTGAVIHLGLLAVMSQWEPEREDENLFLLVAAMWGIGDAIWQTQVSSILGVLYPDNQEPAFSNYRLWQSLGSAIAFGYSHYVCMIPKICIAGGLLLVSILMYMVFEYKNRNNRSIRKMDI from the exons ATGGCGGATCGAGAACCAATGGTCGGGGCTTTCGACACCTACGTGGAGAGCACAGAATCGGATCAAAGTAGCCGATCGGGGGAAAAGGGCCGGTGTTTGAAGAACTTGACGACTTTGAGCGTAGCGTTCATGCTCGTATTCACCGCCTTCAACAGTATCCAAAATTTACAAAGCAGCGTAAACCAATCGTACGGCCTCGGTGTGGCTTCTCTCAGCACCATATATACTTCTTTCATCGTGTCATGTCTGGTGTCGCCGAGTTTAATCCGCCATCTAGGGTCAAAGAGAACCATGGTGTACAGCGTCGTGTTTTATGCCCTCTACGCCGGAGCTAATTTCTTCGACGATGCTTTCACTCTTATCCCAGCGTCGATTTGCCTTGGGTTGGCAGCAGGACCCCTGTGGACGGCGCAGGGATCGTATCTGACAACACTGTCTGTGAAATATGCTGAAGCGACATCTGACTCACGGGAGATTTCCATAAACTACTTCAACGGTATTTTCTATATGTTTCTACTGTCATCTCAAATATGGGGAAACCTCATTTCATCGTTTATTCTGTACGGGGGTATCAACCTGGAGGCCTCAAATGACCCTGCCTTCTGTGGCAGCGGATTCTGCCCAGGTCGTGACCTCCCCTGGGGTGCCACTTCTATAGGCAACAACCAGGCACTTGTTGATCTCTTGATGAGTGTGTACTTCGGTAGTATCGTCCTTGGATACGTTATCCTCCGTTGTCTCTTGGACGAAATTCCAAAACGACCGGAACGGCAACGTGGTTCAGGTGACGGCAGTTCGAATTCGGCCCTGATGGCAACTTTACGACTTCTGTGCGACCGCAGTTTGTACCTGCTTGTACCCCTGATGACCTACACGGGAGTTCAGATGGCCTTTATTTCCGGTGATTTCACTCAG TCCTTTGTCAGTTGTTGTTTAGGCGTGCATCACATAGGTTACATCATGACGGTGTGTGGCGTTGCCCAGGTAACGACCTCCTTCATACTCGGGAAGACGAGGAAGTTCGTCGGTAGATTTACACTATTTCTGACAGGAGCTGTGATTCACCTCGGCTTGCTTGCCGTCATGTCACAGTGGGAACCCGAAAGAGAAGACGAGAATTTGTTCCTCTTGGTGGCAGCAATGTGGGGAATCGGGGATGCCATATGGCAGACCCAAGTCAGTT CCATACTCGGAGTGCTTTACCCAGACAATCAAGAACCGGCATTCTCCAACTATCGTTTGTGGCAGTCGCTGGGATCAGCGATAGCATTTGGTTACAGCCACTATGTATGCATGATACCTAAGATCTGCATTGCCGGCGGTCTACTCCTGGTGTCCATTTTGATGTACATGGTGTTTGAGTACAAGAATCGTAACAACAGGTCAATTAGGAAAATGGATATCTAA